From one Phocoena sinus isolate mPhoSin1 chromosome 4, mPhoSin1.pri, whole genome shotgun sequence genomic stretch:
- the SERP1 gene encoding stress-associated endoplasmic reticulum protein 1, protein MVAKQRIRMANEKHSKNITQRGNVAKTSRNAPEEKASVGPWLLALFIFVVCGSAIFQIIQSIRMGM, encoded by the exons ATGGTCGCCAAGCAGCGGATCCGTATGGCCAACGAGAAGCACAGCAAGAACATCACCCAGCGCGGCAACGTCGCCAAGACCTCG AGAAATGCTCCCGAAGAGAAGGCGTCTGTAGGACCCTGGTTATTGGCtctcttcatttttgttgtttgtggtTCTG CAATTTTCCAGATTATTCAAAGTATCAGGATGGGCATGTGA